Proteins encoded together in one Telopea speciosissima isolate NSW1024214 ecotype Mountain lineage chromosome 6, Tspe_v1, whole genome shotgun sequence window:
- the LOC122664626 gene encoding 3-ketoacyl-CoA synthase 6-like, with protein sequence MPPTFPNFSNSVKLKYVKRGYQCLVNHFLTFLLIPLMAGILLQVLRVGPEEILNLLSSLQFDLVHVLCSTFLIFLIATIYFMFRPRPIYLVDYACLKPPNICRVPFSTFMEHSKLINKDNPKSIEFQMRILGRSGLGEETSLPPAIHYIPPTPTMEAARGEAELIIFSAIDNLFKKTGIKANDIDILVVNCSLFSPTPSLSAMVVNKYKMRSNIRSFNLSGMGCSAGLISVDLARDLLQVHPNSFALVVSAEIITPNYYKGNNRGMLVPNCLFRMGSAAILLSNRRKDSWRAKYRLVHLVRTHKGADDKAYRCVFVEEDAEGKVGTSLSKDLMAVAGEALKSNITTIGPLVLPASEQLLFLLTLIRKKLFDPKLKPYIPDFKQAFEHFCIHAGGRGVIDELQKNLQLSAEHVEASRMTLHRFGNTSSSSLWYELAYIEAKGRIKKGDKVWQIAFGSGFKCNSAVWKCNRSIKAPTDGPWVDCIDRYPVDIAEVLTL encoded by the exons ATGCCACCAACATTCCCGAACTTCTCCAACTCAGTGAAGCTCAAGTATGTTAAACGTGGCTACCAATGCCTAGTGAATCACTTCCTTACCTTCCTTCTCATCCCTCTCATGGCTGGAATCCTCCTTCAAGTCCTCCGGGTGGGCCCAGAAGAGATCCTAAACCTCTTGTCTTCTCTCCAATTCGACCTCGTCCACGTCCTCTGCTCAacattcctcatcttcctcatcgCTACCATTTACTTCATGTTCAGGCCTAGACCCATTTACCTCGTAGACTATGCTTGTTTGAAGCCACCTAACATTTGTCGTGTTCCCTTCTCCACCTTCATGGAACATTCAAAACTCATCAACAAAGATAACCCTAAAAGCATCGAATTCCAAATGCGGATCCTTGGACGATCCGGACTCGGCGAGGAAACGTCTCTTCCACCCGCGATTCATTACATCCCTCCAACACCAACCATGGAAGCTGCAAGAGGTGAAGCCGAGTTAATCATCTTTTCTGCTATTGATAATCTCTTCAAGAAGACCGGAATCAAGGCGAATGACATCGATATACTCGTCGTGAATTGTAGCTTGTTCTCGCCAACACCGTCGTTGTCGGCCATGGTGGTGAACAAGTACAAGATGAGAAGCAACATTAGAAGCTTCAATTTGTCTGGAATGGGTTGTAGTGCTGGGCTTATATCGGTGGATCTCGCTCGTGACCTTCTTCAGGTTCACCCTAATTCGTTTGCTTTGGTTGTGAGTGCTGAGATAATAACCCCTAATTATTATAAAGGGAACAACAGAGGTATGCTTGTGCCCAATTGTTTATTCCGTATGGGGAGCGCAGCAATCCTCCTCTCGAACCGCAGGAAGGATTCGTGGCGCGCCAAGTACCGGCTCGTCCACCTGGTCCGAACCCACAAG GGAGCCGATGACAAGGCTTACCGGTGCGTGTTCGTGGAGGAGGATGCAGAAGGTAAGGTCGGGACTTCGCTTTCGAAGGATCTAATGGCGGTTGCCGGTGAAGCACTGAAGTCGAACATCACAACGATCGGGCCGTTGGTGTTGCCGGCATCGGAGCAGCTACTCTTCCTCTTGACCCTCATCAGAAAGAAGCTCTTCGACCCAAAGTTGAAGCCTTATATTCCCGATTTCAAGCAGGCATTCGAGCACTTCTGCATCCATGCCGGAGGGAGAGGTGTGATAGATGAGTTGCAGAAGAACCTCCAGCTGTCGGCAGAGCATGTGGAAGCATCAAGAATGACATTGCACCGGTTTGGAAACACGTCATCATCGTCTCTATGGTATGAATTGGCATATATTGAGGCTAAAGGGAGGATAAAGAAGGGAGATAAGGTCTGGCAGATCGCGTTTGGAAGTGGGTTTAAGTGTAACAGTGCTGTTTGGAAGTGCAACCGTAGCATTAAAGCTCCAACTGATGGTCCTTGGGTTGATTGCATCGACAGGTACCCTGTGGACATCGCTGAGGTCCTCACGCTATAG
- the LOC122665751 gene encoding uncharacterized protein LOC122665751 codes for MALQAKNKLGFIDGTLKQPAADSTDLLAWARCNSMVTSWLIHSTTPSIANNILWTTNVMDVWDDLSARYSQQNAPHIFEIRRSISNHSQGTESISVYYTTLKAFRDELSSYQSLPSCTCGAMTTLHSYVETDALINFLQGLNDSCSAVRSQILLMDPLPTLVKAYSLLLQEEQQRSLQGSRQATFDQSALVVQHSSRSDSKSGTRPRYYCNYCNIDGHSDSRCFKQHGYPANWTPRNSDGTKPKPCRHPQSLDPTHFSAANTTQTDASTSAAPTMPAFTADQVQQLLALLPTGNTHPLANLAGTALLALPNSDQQTRTTFAKGKRQGSLYILESSIPMTSTASVSQFGLGTGILIITAHLLCLTCII; via the exons ATGGCTCTCCAGGCCAAAAACAAACTCGGCTTCATCGATGGTACCCTCAAGCAACCTGCTGCTGATTCCACCGATCTCCTAGCCTGGGCTCGCTGCAACTCTATGGTGACATCTTGGTTAATTCATTCAACAACTCCATCGATTGCTAACAACATTCTTTGGACCACTAATGTCATGGATGTTTGGGATGACCTCAGCGCTCGTTATTCACAACAGAATGCCCCCCATATATTTGAGATACGGCGTTCAATATCAAACCACTCTCAAGGGACTGAGTCCATTTCAGTTTACTATACCACCTTGAAAGCTTTCCGTGATGAGCTTTCCTCTTACCAGTCACTCCCTAGCTGCACTTGTGGCGCTATGACAACACTGCATTCATATGTTGAAACCGACGCTCTTATCAACTTCTTGCAAGGCCTTAACGATTCTTGTTCCGCTGTTAGAAGTCAGATCCTTCTAATGGATCCATTACCCACATTGGTTAAAGcttattcccttcttctccaagaagAACAGCAGCGCTCTTTACAAGGCTCTCGCCAAGCTACCTTCGATCAATCTGCATTGGTCGTGCAGCACAGTTCTCGGTCAGATTCTAAGTCTGGAACTCGTCCTCGCTACTATTGTAACTACTGCAACATCGATGGCCATTCTGACTCTCGTTGCTTCAAGCAACATGGGTACCCCGCCAATTGGACTCCACGCAATTCAGACGGAACCAAGCCAAAGCCTTGTCGCCATCCTCAAAGTTTAGATCCTACTCACTTCTCGGCAGCGAACACTACCCAAACCGATGCCTCCACATCTGCGGCTCCCACCATGCCCGCCTTTACTGCCGACCAAGTCCAGCAATTACTTGCATTACTTCCCACTGGTAATACCCACCCACTGGCCAACCTTGCAGGTACAGCCCTCCTTGCTTTGCCAAATTCG GACCAACAGACGAGGACGACTTTTGCGAAGGGTAAACGACAGGGTAGTCTTTACATTTTGGAATCCTCTATTCCTATGACTTCCACGGCTTCTGTTTCCCAGTTTGGTCTTGGCACTGGCATCTTGATTATTACTGCTCATCTGTTATGTCTCACTTGCATCATTTAG